Within Thermococcus indicus, the genomic segment CCCAGGTCGAGGGCTTTGAACGTCAAGAACTGGGCGTTGAGCGAGAAGAACCCGTGCCCGTGGAGAAGACCGATTCCAATATCCTCTGCATCGATGACCCTTTCCTCTGGGAGGTTGAGGTAATCAGCGTTCCCCCGAACGGCCACCACAGGAGCGAACCGCTCAAGCTCCTCCAGAAGCTCAGGAGACGTAACGTCACCCGCGTGGAGTATCAAATCCGGCGTTCTCTCCTCAAGGTGCTGGAAAAGAAGGGAAGGAGGGTTTCGGGTCTTATCGCCGTAATGGGTGTCGCTCGTCACAGCTATAAGCACGGACATCCCTCATATCGGGACGTTTATGTTGAGCTTCTCCACCAGCTCCTTGTAGCGGTTCCTCACGGTGACCTCGGTTACGTGCGCTACCTCCGCCACCTCGCGCTGGGTCTTCTTCTCACCCTCCAGGAGGGAGGCAACGTACAGGGCAGCCGCGGCCAATCCCGTCGGCCCCTTACCGCTCGTTATGCCCCTGTTTATCGCCTCCCGGAGTATCTCCTTGGCCCTCTTCTTCGTCCGGGCACTCACGTTTAGAGCGTCGCCGAAGCGGTCAACGTACTCAATCGGGCTGGTCGGGCGGAGGTTGAGGTTGAGACCCCTCGCTAAGAAGCGGTAGCTCCTTCCTATCTCCTTCTTCGTGACCTTTGAAACGGCCGCTATCTCATCGAGAGTCCTGGGAATGCTCTCCATCCTGCACGCCGCGTAGAGTGCCGCGGAGACCATTCCCTCAATCGAGCGCCCGCGGATGAGCTTCTTCATGACGGCCTTCCTGTAGAGGGAAGCGGCGACCTCCTTGACGCGCCTCGGGAGACGCATCTGTGCCGCCATCCTGTCCAGCTCGCTCAGCGCGAACGCGAGGTTACGCTCGGCCGCGTCGTTTATGCGCATTCTCCTCTGCCACATCCTCAGACGGCGCATCTTGGTCCGGTACATGCCGGTTATCTGGTTCCCGTGTATGTCCTTGTCGCGCCAGTCTATGTCGGTGGAGAGGCCCTTATCATGGATCATCAGCGTCATGGGCGCACCGGTCCTGGCG encodes:
- a CDS encoding metallophosphoesterase, whose amino-acid sequence is MLIAVTSDTHYGDKTRNPPSLLFQHLEERTPDLILHAGDVTSPELLEELERFAPVVAVRGNADYLNLPEERVIDAEDIGIGLLHGHGFFSLNAQFLTFKALDLGVDILVFGHTHRFYHDTYSVHGKRVILLNPGSPTFPRMDSAGFALLEVNGESVRVERVRFW
- a CDS encoding transcription initiation factor IIB — its product is MADKNVCPVCGSDKLFYDPRRGEIVCSVCGYVVQQNVVDEGPEWRAFDPDQRAKRARTGAPMTLMIHDKGLSTDIDWRDKDIHGNQITGMYRTKMRRLRMWQRRMRINDAAERNLAFALSELDRMAAQMRLPRRVKEVAASLYRKAVMKKLIRGRSIEGMVSAALYAACRMESIPRTLDEIAAVSKVTKKEIGRSYRFLARGLNLNLRPTSPIEYVDRFGDALNVSARTKKRAKEILREAINRGITSGKGPTGLAAAALYVASLLEGEKKTQREVAEVAHVTEVTVRNRYKELVEKLNINVPI